A part of Neovison vison isolate M4711 chromosome 6, ASM_NN_V1, whole genome shotgun sequence genomic DNA contains:
- the PLIN4 gene encoding perilipin-4 isoform X1, protein MSAPDKGGRNPPKPKGKTLGSFFGSLPGFSSARNLMAGAHSSAKEARPVADPTGASAQPQTEAATNLAPTERGEKLPPPSDKTISGAKDLVCSKMTKTKGAISSGMANMADTAKGVVQGGLDMTRSALMGTKETVATGVTGAVDVAKGTVQTGLDTTKTVLTGTKDTVCSGVTGAVNVAKGAVQTGMDTTKTVLTGTKDTVSTGLTGAVNMAKGTVQTGLDTTKTVVTGTKDTVCSGVTSAMNVAKGAVQGSLDTSKTVLTGTKDTVSMGVTGAANMAKGTIQTGLDTTKTVLTGTKDAVSTGLTGAVNMAKGTVQTGLDTSKTILTGTKDTLSTGLTGALGVAKGTVQTGLDTTKTVLTGTKDTVCSGMTGAMNVAKGAVQTGMDTTKTVLTGTKDTVCSGMTGAMNVAKGAVQGGLDTSKTVLTGTKDAVATGVTGAANMAKGALQTGLNTTQNIVTGTKDTVCSGVTGAMNMAKGAVQTGMDTSKAILTGTKDTVSTGLTGAVGVAKGTVQTGLNTTKTVLTGTKDTMCSGMTGAVNVAKGAVQTGMDTTKTIVTGTKDAVSTGVTGAANMAKGTVQTGLDTTKTVLTGTKDTVCSGMTGAMNVAKGAVQTGMDTSKAILTGTKDTVSTGLTGAVNMAKGTVQTGMDTTKTVLTGTKDAVATGVTGAANMAKGALQTGLNTTQNIVTGTKDTVCSGVTGAVNVAKGAVQTGMDTTKTVLTGTKDTVSTGLTGAVNMAKGTVQTGLDTTKTVVTGTKDTVCSGVTSAMNVAKGAVQGSLDTSKTVLTGTKDTVSMGVTGAANMAKGTIQTGLDTTKTVLTGTKDAVSTGLTGAVNMAKGTVQTGLDTSKTILTGTKDTLSTGLTGALGVAKGTVQTGLDTTKTVLTGTKDTVCSGMTGAMNVAKGAVQTGMDTTKTVLTGTKDTVCSGMTGAMNVAKGAVQGGLDTSKTVLTGTKDAVATGVTGAANMAKGALQTGLNTTQNIVTGTKDTVCSGVTGAMNMAKGAVQTGMDTSKAILTGTKDTVSTGLTGAVGVAKGTVQTGLNTTKTVLTGTKDTVCSGMTGAVNVAKGAVQTGMDTTKTIVTGTKDAVSTGVTGAANMAKGTVQTGLDTTKTVLTGTKDTVCSGVTGAMDVAKGAVQTGMDTSKAILTGTKDTVSTGLTGAVNMAKGTVQTGLDTSKTVLTGTKDTLSTGLTGALGVAKGTVQTGLDTTKTVLTGTKDTVCSGMTGAVNVAKGAVQTGMDTTKTVLIGTKDAVSTGVTGAANMAKGALQTGLNTTQNIVTGTKDTVCSGVTGAMNVAKGAVQGGLDTSKTVLTGTKDAVATGVTGAANMAKGALQTGLNTTQNIVTGTKDTMCSGVTGAMNVAKGAVQTGMDTSKAILTGTKDTVSTGLTGAINMAKGTVQTGMDTTKTVLTGTKDAVSTGLTGAVNMAKGTMQTGLDTSKTVLTGTKDTLSTGLTGALGVAKGTVQTGLDTTKTVLTGTKDTVCSGMTGAVNVAKGAVQTGMDTTKTVLTGTKDTVCSGMTGAVNVAKGAVQTGMDTTKTVLTGTKDTVATGVTGAANMAKGALQTGLNTTQNIVTGTKDTVCSGVTGAVNVAKGAVQTGMDTTKTILTGTKDTVCSGMTGAMNVAKGAVQGGLDTSKTVLMGTKDAVSTGMTGAANMAKGALQTGLNTTQNIVTGTKDTVCSGVTGAMDVAKGAVQGGLGTSKTILTGTKDTLSTGLTGALGVAKGTVQTGLNTTKTLLTGTKDTVCSGMTGAMNVARGAVHIGMDTSEAILTGTKDAVSTGLTGAGSVAKEAVQTVQNWLPGTQDSVWSGLTSYRAPGNSGEQAILRPQEALSSGLSSAPDTLCASLDLAREATAVATGAHGAPLGRENAGHEGALSFATLRHELGELGDIFCPMDAKEQAQLAASEPGPKVLTADRGSYFVRLGDLAPGFRQRAFEHALSHLQHGQFQARAALAQLEESFESIEKAKQAPEGQSRVDQGLSSRVEEGAPQEVLDSRALSRACSLIQQLHVAYSTLASSLQGLPSELQQQVGQARHGLCELYGLVSSASSVGELPAERLAQSRGAVGQAWRELEQMLESVQHGPPLCWLVGPFALHPTGQQL, encoded by the exons ATGTCTGCCCCCGACAAAGGAGGCCGGAATCCTCCCAAACCCAAGGGCAAG ACCCTGGGGAGCTTCTTCGGGTCTCTGCCTGGCTTCAGTTCAGCGCGGAACCTGATGGCCGGCGCCCACAGTTCAGCGAAAGAGGCCCGGCCCGTCGCGGACCCCACAGGTGCCTCTGCCCAGCCCCAGACTGAGG cagccaccaaccTGGCCCCGACGGAGCGCGGGGAGAAGCTGCCGCCGCCTTCGGATAAG ACGatctctggggcaaaggacctgGTGTGCTCTAAGATGACCAAGACCAAGGGTGCCATCTCCTCTGGGATGGCCAACATGGCGGACACAGCTAAAGGTGTGGTGCAGGGAGGCCTAGATATGACCCGGTCTGCACTCATGGGCACCAAGGAGACTGTGGCCACTGGGGTCACAGGTGCAGTGGATGTAGCCAAGGGCACTGTCCAGACTGGCCTAGATACCACCAAGACCGTCCTCACGGGCACCAAGGACACCGTCTGCAGTGGTGTGACCGGTGCCGTGAATGTGGCCAAAGGAGCTGTCCAGACTGGCATGGACACCACCAAGACCGTCCTCACGGGCACCAAGGATACAGTGTCCACTGGGCTCACTGGGGCAGTCAATATGGCCAAGGGCACCGTCCAGACTGGCCTGGACACCACCAAGACTGTTGTGACAGGTACCAAGGACACTGTGTGCAGTGGGGTGACCAGTGCCATGAATGTGGCCAAAGGAGCTGTCCAAGGAAGTCTGGACACCTCAAAGACTGTCCTCACGGGCACCAAAGATACAGTGTCCATGGGGGTGACAGGGGCAGCGAACATGGCCAAGGGCACCATTCAGACTGGCTTGGACACCACCAAGACCGTCCTGACGGGCACCAAGGATGCAGTGTCCACTGGGCTCACTGGGGCAGTCAATATGGCCAAGGGCACCGTCCAGACTGGGCTGGACACCTCAAAGACTATCCTGACTGGCACCAAAGACACCCTATCTACTGGGCTCACAGGCGCACTGGGTGTGGCCAAGGGCACTGTCCAGACTGGCCTGGACACCACCAAGACTGTCCTCACGGGCACCAAGGACACCGTGTGCAGCGGGATGACCGGTGCCATGAACGTGGCCAAAGGAGCTGTCCAGACTGGCATGGACACCACCAAGACCGTCCTCACGGGCACCAAGGACACCGTGTGCAGTGGGATGACCGGTGCCATGAACGTGGCCAAAGGAGCTGTCCAAGGAGGTCTGGACACCTCAAAGACCGTCCTCACGGGCACCAAAGATGCAGTGGCCACTGGGGTGACAGGGGCAGCAAACATGGCCAAGGGAGCCCTGCAAACTGGGCTCAATACGACCCAAAACATCGTCACAGGCACCAAGGACACCGTGTGTAGTGGGGTGACCGGTGCCATGAACATGGCCAAAGGAGCTGTCCAGACTGGCATGGACACATCAAAGGCCATCCTGACTGGCACCAAAGACACTGTGTCCACAGGGCTCACAGGTGCAGTGGGTGTGGCCAAGGGCACCGTCCAGACTGGTCTGAACACCACCAAGACTGTCCTCACAGGCACCAAGGACACCATGTGCAGTGGGATGACCGGTGCTGTGAATGTGGCCAAAGGAGCTGTCCAGACTGGTATGGACACCACGAAGACCATTGTCACAGGCACCAAAGATGCAGTGTCCACTGGGGTGACAGGGGCAGCAAACATGGCCAAGGGAACTGTCCAGACTGGACTGGACACCACCAAGACCGTCCTCACGGGCACCAAGGACACCGTGTGCAGCGGTATGACCGGTGCCATGAACGTGGCCAAAGGAGCTGTCCAGACTGGCATGGACACATCAAAGGCCATCCTGACTGGCACCAAGGATACAGTGTCCACTGGGCTCACTGGGGCAGTCAACATggccaagggcactgtgcagACTGGCATGGACACCACCAAGACCGTCCTCACAGGCACCAAAGATGCAGTGGCCACTGGGGTGACAGGGGCAGCAAACATGGCCAAGGGAGCCCTGCAAACTGGGCTCAATACAACCCAAAACATTGTCACAGGCACCAAGGACACTGTGTGCAGTGGGGTGACCGGTGCCGTGAATGTGGCCAAAGGAGCTGTCCAGACTGGCATGGACACCACCAAGACCGTCCTCACGGGCACCAAGGATACAGTGTCCACTGGGCTCACTGGGGCAGTCAATATGGCCAAGGGCACCGTCCAGACTGGCCTGGACACCACCAAGACTGTTGTGACAGGTACCAAGGACACTGTGTGCAGTGGGGTGACCAGTGCCATGAATGTGGCCAAAGGAGCTGTCCAAGGAAGTCTGGACACCTCAAAGACTGTCCTCACGGGCACCAAAGATACAGTGTCCATGGGGGTGACAGGGGCAGCGAACATGGCCAAGGGCACCATTCAGACTGGCTTGGACACCACCAAGACCGTCCTGACGGGCACCAAGGATGCAGTGTCCACTGGGCTCACTGGGGCAGTCAATATGGCCAAGGGCACCGTCCAGACTGGGCTGGACACCTCAAAGACTATCCTGACTGGCACCAAAGACACCCTATCTACTGGGCTCACAGGCGCACTGGGTGTGGCCAAGGGCACTGTCCAGACTGGCCTGGACACCACCAAGACTGTCCTCACGGGCACCAAGGACACCGTGTGCAGCGGGATGACCGGTGCCATGAACGTGGCCAAAGGAGCTGTCCAGACTGGCATGGACACCACCAAGACCGTCCTCACGGGCACCAAGGACACCGTGTGCAGTGGGATGACCGGTGCCATGAACGTGGCCAAAGGAGCTGTCCAAGGAGGTCTGGACACCTCAAAGACCGTCCTCACGGGCACCAAAGATGCAGTGGCCACTGGGGTGACAGGGGCAGCAAACATGGCCAAGGGAGCCCTGCAAACTGGGCTCAATACGACCCAAAACATCGTCACAGGCACCAAGGACACCGTGTGTAGTGGGGTGACCGGTGCCATGAACATGGCCAAAGGAGCTGTCCAGACTGGCATGGACACATCAAAGGCCATCCTGACTGGCACCAAAGACACTGTGTCCACAGGGCTCACAGGTGCAGTGGGTGTGGCCAAGGGCACCGTCCAGACTGGTCTGAACACCACCAAGACTGTCCTCACAGGCACCAAGGACACCGTGTGCAGTGGGATGACCGGTGCTGTGAATGTGGCCAAAGGAGCTGTCCAGACTGGTATGGACACCACGAAGACCATTGTCACAGGCACCAAAGATGCAGTGTCCACTGGGGTGACAGGGGCAGCAAACATGGCCAAGGGAACTGTCCAGACTGGCCTGGACACCACCAAGACCGTCCTCACGGGCACCAAGGACACCGTGTGCAGTGGCGTGACCGGTGCCATGGATGTGGCCAAAGGAGCTGTCCAGACTGGCATGGACACATCAAAGGCCATCCTGACTGGGACCAAGGATACAGTGTCCACTGGGCTCACTGGGGCAGTCAACATGGCCAAGGGCACCGTCCAGACTGGCCTAGACACCTCAAAGACTGTCCTGACTGGCACCAAAGATACCCTATCTACCGGGCTCACAGGTGCACTGGGTGTGGCCAAGGGCACTGTCCAGACTGGCCTGGACACCACCAAGACCGTCCTCACGGGCACCAAGGACACCGTGTGCAGCGGGATGACCGGTGCCGTGAATGTGGCCAAAGGAGCTGTCCAGACTGGCATGGACACCACCAAGACCGTCCTCATAGGCACCAAAGATGCAGTGTCCACTGGGGTGACAGGGGCAGCAAACATGGCCAAGGGAGCCCTGCAAACTGGGCTCAATACAACCCAAAACATTGTCACAGGCACCAAGGACACTGTGTGCAGTGGGGTGACCGGTGCCATGAACGTGGCCAAAGGAGCTGTCCAAGGAGGTCTGGACACCTCAAAGACCGTCCTCACGGGCACCAAAGATGCAGTGGCCACTGGGGTGACAGGGGCAGCAAACATGGCCAAGGGAGCCCTGCAAACTGGCCTCAATACGACCCAAAACATTGTCACAGGCACCAAGGACACCATGTGCAGTGGCGTGACCGGTGCCATGAACGTGGCCAAAGGAGCTGTCCAGACTGGCATGGACACATCAAAGGCCATCCTGACTGGCACCAAGGATACAGTGTCCACTGGGCTCACTGGGGCCATCAACATGGCCAAGGGCACCGTCCAGACTGGCATGGACACCACCAAGACCGTCCTCACGGGCACCAAGGATGCAGTGTCCACTGGGCTCACTGGGGCAGTCAATATGGCCAAGGGCACCATGCAGACTGGCCTAGACACCTCAAAGACTGTCCTGACTGGCACCAAAGATACCCTATCTACCGGGCTCACAGGTGCACTGGGTGTGGCCAAGGGCACTGTCCAGACTGGCCTGGACACCACCAAGACCGTCCTCACGGGCACCAAGGACACCGTGTGCAGCGGGATGACCGGTGCTGTGAATGTGGCCAAAGGAGCTGTCCAGACTGGCATGGACACCACCAAGACTGTCCTCACAGGCACCAAGGACACCGTGTGCAGCGGGATGACCGGTGCCGTGAATGTGGCCAAAGGAGCTGTCCAGACTGGCATGGACACCACCAAGACCGTCCTCACAGGCACCAAGGATACAGTGGCCACTGGGGTGACAGGGGCAGCAAACATGGCCAAGGGAGCCCTGCAAACTGGGCTCAATACAACCCAAAACATTGTCACAGGCACCAAGGACACTGTGTGCAGTGGGGTGACCGGTGCCGTGAACGTGGCCAAAGGAGCTGTCCAGACTGGCATGGACACCACCAAGACCATCCTCACGGGCACCAAGGACACCGTGTGTAGTGGGATGACCGGTGCCATGAACGTGGCCAAAGGAGCTGTCCAAGGAGGTCTGGACACCTCAAAGACCGTCCTCATGGGCACCAAAGATGCAGTGTCCACTGGGATGACAGGGGCAGCAAACATGGCCAAGGGAGCCCTGCAAACTGGCCTCAATACGACCCAAAACATCGTCACAGGCACCAAGGACACTGTGTGCAGTGGCGTGACCGGTGCCATGGATGTGGCCAAAGGAGCTGTCCAAGGAGGTCTGGGCACCTCAAAGACCATCCTGACTGGCACCAAAGACACCCTATCTACTGGGCTCACAGGCGCACTGGGTGTGGCCAAGGGCACTGTTCAGACTGGTCTGAACACCACCAAGACCCTCCTGACAGGCACCAAGGACACCGTGTGCAGCGGGATGACCGGTGCCATGAATGTGGCCAGAGGAGCTGTCCACATTGGCATGGACACATCAGAGGCCATCCTGACTGGCACCAAAGATGCAGTGTCCACTGGGCTCACCGGTGCAGGGAGTGTGGCCAAAGAGGCAGTGCAAACCGTCCAGAATTGGTTACCCGGTACCCAGGACAGTGTCTGGAGTGGACTCACCAGTTACAGAGCCCCAGGCAACAGCGGGGAACAGGCCATCCTGAGACCCCAGGAGGCTCTGTCCTCTGGGCTGTCCAGCGCCCCAGACACTCTCTGTGCCAGCCTGGACCTTGCCAGGGAAGCCACTGCTGTGGCAACAGGCGCCCACGGGGCCCCCCTGGGCAGGGAGAATGCAGGACACGAAGGAGCCTTGAGCTTCGCAACTCTGCGGCATGAGCTGGGGGAGCTGGGGGACATCTTCTGCCCCATGGATGCCAAGGAGCAAG CTCAGCTTGCTGCCTCCGAACCTGGGCCAAAGGTGCTCACGGCCGACCGCGGCAGCTACTTTGTGCGTCTGGGCGACCTGGCCCCCGGCTTCCGGCAGCGGGCGTTCGAGCACGCCCTGAGCCACCTGCAGCATGGCCAGTTCCAGGCCCGGGCTGCGCTGGCCCAGCTGGAGGAGTCCTTCGAGTCG
- the PLIN4 gene encoding perilipin-4 isoform X5 — protein MSAPDKGGRNPPKPKGKTLGSFFGSLPGFSSARNLMAGAHSSAKEARPVADPTGASAQPQTEAATNLAPTERGEKLPPPSDKTISGAKDLVCSKMTKTKGAISSGMANMADTAKGVVQGGLDMTRSALMGTKETVATGVTGAVDVAKGTVQTGLDTTKTVLTGTKDTVCSGVTGAVNVAKGAVQTGMDTTKTVLTGTKDTVSTGLTGAVNMAKGTVQTGLDTTKTVVTGTKDTVCSGVTSAMNVAKGAVQGSLDTSKTVLTGTKDTVSMGVTGAANMAKGTIQTGLDTTKTVLTGTKDAVSTGLTGAVNMAKGTVQTGLDTSKTILTGTKDTLSTGLTGALGVAKGTVQTGLDTTKTVLTGTKDTVCSGMTGAMNVAKGAVQTGMDTTKTVLTGTKDTVCSGMTGAMNVAKGAVQGGLDTSKTVLTGTKDAVATGVTGAANMAKGALQTGLNTTQNIVTGTKDTVCSGVTGAMNMAKGAVQTGMDTSKAILTGTKDTVSTGLTGAVGVAKGTVQTGLNTTKTVLTGTKDTMCSGMTGAVNVAKGAVQTGMDTTKTIVTGTKDAVSTGVTGAANMAKGTVQTGLDTTKTVLTGTKDTVCSGMTGAMNVAKGAVQTGMDTSKAILTGTKDTVSTGLTGAVNMAKGTVQTGMDTTKTVLTGTKDAVATGVTGAANMAKGALQTGLNTTQNIVTGTKDTVCSGVTGAVNVAKGAVQTGMDTTKTVLTGTKDTVSTGLTGAVNMAKGTVQTGLDTTKTVVTGTKDTVCSGVTSAMNVAKGAVQGSLDTSKTVLTGTKDTVSMGVTGAANMAKGTIQTGLDTTKTVLTGTKDAVSTGLTGAVNMAKGTVQTGLDTSKTILTGTKDTLSTGLTGALGVAKGTVQTGLDTTKTVLTGTKDTVCSGMTGAMNVAKGAVQTGMDTTKTVLTGTKDTVCSGMTGAMNVAKGAVQGGLDTSKTVLTGTKDAVATGVTGAANMAKGALQTGLNTTQNIVTGTKDTVCSGVTGAMNMAKGAVQTGMDTSKAILTGTKDTVSTGLTGAVGVAKGTVQTGLNTTKTVLTGTKDTVCSGMTGAVNVAKGAVQTGMDTTKTIVTGTKDAVSTGVTGAANMAKGTVQTGLDTTKTVLTGTKDTVCSGVTGAMDVAKGAVQTGMDTSKAILTGTKDTVSTGLTGAVNMAKGTVQTGLDTSKTVLTGTKDTLSTGLTGALGVAKGTVQTGLDTTKTVLTGTKDTVCSGMTGAVNVAKGAVQTGMDTTKTVLIGTKDAVSTGVTGAANMAKGALQTGLNTTQNIVTGTKDTVCSGVTGAVNVAKGAVQTGMDTTKTILTGTKDTVCSGMTGAMNVAKGAVQGGLDTSKTVLMGTKDAVSTGMTGAANMAKGALQTGLNTTQNIVTGTKDTVCSGVTGAMDVAKGAVQGGLGTSKTILTGTKDTLSTGLTGALGVAKGTVQTGLNTTKTLLTGTKDTVCSGMTGAMNVARGAVHIGMDTSEAILTGTKDAVSTGLTGAGSVAKEAVQTVQNWLPGTQDSVWSGLTSYRAPGNSGEQAILRPQEALSSGLSSAPDTLCASLDLAREATAVATGAHGAPLGRENAGHEGALSFATLRHELGELGDIFCPMDAKEQAQLAASEPGPKVLTADRGSYFVRLGDLAPGFRQRAFEHALSHLQHGQFQARAALAQLEESFESIEKAKQAPEGQSRVDQGLSSRVEEGAPQEVLDSRALSRACSLIQQLHVAYSTLASSLQGLPSELQQQVGQARHGLCELYGLVSSASSVGELPAERLAQSRGAVGQAWRELEQMLESVQHGPPLCWLVGPFALHPTGQQL, from the exons ATGTCTGCCCCCGACAAAGGAGGCCGGAATCCTCCCAAACCCAAGGGCAAG ACCCTGGGGAGCTTCTTCGGGTCTCTGCCTGGCTTCAGTTCAGCGCGGAACCTGATGGCCGGCGCCCACAGTTCAGCGAAAGAGGCCCGGCCCGTCGCGGACCCCACAGGTGCCTCTGCCCAGCCCCAGACTGAGG cagccaccaaccTGGCCCCGACGGAGCGCGGGGAGAAGCTGCCGCCGCCTTCGGATAAG ACGatctctggggcaaaggacctgGTGTGCTCTAAGATGACCAAGACCAAGGGTGCCATCTCCTCTGGGATGGCCAACATGGCGGACACAGCTAAAGGTGTGGTGCAGGGAGGCCTAGATATGACCCGGTCTGCACTCATGGGCACCAAGGAGACTGTGGCCACTGGGGTCACAGGTGCAGTGGATGTAGCCAAGGGCACTGTCCAGACTGGCCTAGATACCACCAAGACCGTCCTCACGGGCACCAAGGACACCGTCTGCAGTGGTGTGACCGGTGCCGTGAATGTGGCCAAAGGAGCTGTCCAGACTGGCATGGACACCACCAAGACCGTCCTCACGGGCACCAAGGATACAGTGTCCACTGGGCTCACTGGGGCAGTCAATATGGCCAAGGGCACCGTCCAGACTGGCCTGGACACCACCAAGACTGTTGTGACAGGTACCAAGGACACTGTGTGCAGTGGGGTGACCAGTGCCATGAATGTGGCCAAAGGAGCTGTCCAAGGAAGTCTGGACACCTCAAAGACTGTCCTCACGGGCACCAAAGATACAGTGTCCATGGGGGTGACAGGGGCAGCGAACATGGCCAAGGGCACCATTCAGACTGGCTTGGACACCACCAAGACCGTCCTGACGGGCACCAAGGATGCAGTGTCCACTGGGCTCACTGGGGCAGTCAATATGGCCAAGGGCACCGTCCAGACTGGGCTGGACACCTCAAAGACTATCCTGACTGGCACCAAAGACACCCTATCTACTGGGCTCACAGGCGCACTGGGTGTGGCCAAGGGCACTGTCCAGACTGGCCTGGACACCACCAAGACTGTCCTCACGGGCACCAAGGACACCGTGTGCAGCGGGATGACCGGTGCCATGAACGTGGCCAAAGGAGCTGTCCAGACTGGCATGGACACCACCAAGACCGTCCTCACGGGCACCAAGGACACCGTGTGCAGTGGGATGACCGGTGCCATGAACGTGGCCAAAGGAGCTGTCCAAGGAGGTCTGGACACCTCAAAGACCGTCCTCACGGGCACCAAAGATGCAGTGGCCACTGGGGTGACAGGGGCAGCAAACATGGCCAAGGGAGCCCTGCAAACTGGGCTCAATACGACCCAAAACATCGTCACAGGCACCAAGGACACCGTGTGTAGTGGGGTGACCGGTGCCATGAACATGGCCAAAGGAGCTGTCCAGACTGGCATGGACACATCAAAGGCCATCCTGACTGGCACCAAAGACACTGTGTCCACAGGGCTCACAGGTGCAGTGGGTGTGGCCAAGGGCACCGTCCAGACTGGTCTGAACACCACCAAGACTGTCCTCACAGGCACCAAGGACACCATGTGCAGTGGGATGACCGGTGCTGTGAATGTGGCCAAAGGAGCTGTCCAGACTGGTATGGACACCACGAAGACCATTGTCACAGGCACCAAAGATGCAGTGTCCACTGGGGTGACAGGGGCAGCAAACATGGCCAAGGGAACTGTCCAGACTGGACTGGACACCACCAAGACCGTCCTCACGGGCACCAAGGACACCGTGTGCAGCGGTATGACCGGTGCCATGAACGTGGCCAAAGGAGCTGTCCAGACTGGCATGGACACATCAAAGGCCATCCTGACTGGCACCAAGGATACAGTGTCCACTGGGCTCACTGGGGCAGTCAACATggccaagggcactgtgcagACTGGCATGGACACCACCAAGACCGTCCTCACAGGCACCAAAGATGCAGTGGCCACTGGGGTGACAGGGGCAGCAAACATGGCCAAGGGAGCCCTGCAAACTGGGCTCAATACAACCCAAAACATTGTCACAGGCACCAAGGACACTGTGTGCAGTGGGGTGACCGGTGCCGTGAATGTGGCCAAAGGAGCTGTCCAGACTGGCATGGACACCACCAAGACCGTCCTCACGGGCACCAAGGATACAGTGTCCACTGGGCTCACTGGGGCAGTCAATATGGCCAAGGGCACCGTCCAGACTGGCCTGGACACCACCAAGACTGTTGTGACAGGTACCAAGGACACTGTGTGCAGTGGGGTGACCAGTGCCATGAATGTGGCCAAAGGAGCTGTCCAAGGAAGTCTGGACACCTCAAAGACTGTCCTCACGGGCACCAAAGATACAGTGTCCATGGGGGTGACAGGGGCAGCGAACATGGCCAAGGGCACCATTCAGACTGGCTTGGACACCACCAAGACCGTCCTGACGGGCACCAAGGATGCAGTGTCCACTGGGCTCACTGGGGCAGTCAATATGGCCAAGGGCACCGTCCAGACTGGGCTGGACACCTCAAAGACTATCCTGACTGGCACCAAAGACACCCTATCTACTGGGCTCACAGGCGCACTGGGTGTGGCCAAGGGCACTGTCCAGACTGGCCTGGACACCACCAAGACTGTCCTCACGGGCACCAAGGACACCGTGTGCAGCGGGATGACCGGTGCCATGAACGTGGCCAAAGGAGCTGTCCAGACTGGCATGGACACCACCAAGACCGTCCTCACGGGCACCAAGGACACCGTGTGCAGTGGGATGACCGGTGCCATGAACGTGGCCAAAGGAGCTGTCCAAGGAGGTCTGGACACCTCAAAGACCGTCCTCACGGGCACCAAAGATGCAGTGGCCACTGGGGTGACAGGGGCAGCAAACATGGCCAAGGGAGCCCTGCAAACTGGGCTCAATACGACCCAAAACATCGTCACAGGCACCAAGGACACCGTGTGTAGTGGGGTGACCGGTGCCATGAACATGGCCAAAGGAGCTGTCCAGACTGGCATGGACACATCAAAGGCCATCCTGACTGGCACCAAAGACACTGTGTCCACAGGGCTCACAGGTGCAGTGGGTGTGGCCAAGGGCACCGTCCAGACTGGTCTGAACACCACCAAGACTGTCCTCACAGGCACCAAGGACACCGTGTGCAGTGGGATGACCGGTGCTGTGAATGTGGCCAAAGGAGCTGTCCAGACTGGTATGGACACCACGAAGACCATTGTCACAGGCACCAAAGATGCAGTGTCCACTGGGGTGACAGGGGCAGCAAACATGGCCAAGGGAACTGTCCAGACTGGCCTGGACACCACCAAGACCGTCCTCACGGGCACCAAGGACACCGTGTGCAGTGGCGTGACCGGTGCCATGGATGTGGCCAAAGGAGCTGTCCAGACTGGCATGGACACATCAAAGGCCATCCTGACTGGGACCAAGGATACAGTGTCCACTGGGCTCACTGGGGCAGTCAACATGGCCAAGGGCACCGTCCAGACTGGCCTAGACACCTCAAAGACTGTCCTGACTGGCACCAAAGATACCCTATCTACCGGGCTCACAGGTGCACTGGGTGTGGCCAAGGGCACTGTCCAGACTGGCCTGGACACCACCAAGACCGTCCTCACGGGCACCAAGGACACCGTGTGCAGCGGGATGACCGGTGCCGTGAATGTGGCCAAAGGAGCTGTCCAGACTGGCATGGACACCACCAAGACCGTCCTCATAGGCACCAAAGATGCAGTGTCCACTGGGGTGACAGGGGCAGCAAACATGGCCAAGGGAGCCCTGCAAACTGGGCTCAATACAACCCAAAACATTGTCACAGGCACCAAGGACACTGTGTGCAGTGGG GTGACCGGTGCCGTGAACGTGGCCAAAGGAGCTGTCCAGACTGGCATGGACACCACCAAGACCATCCTCACGGGCACCAAGGACACCGTGTGTAGTGGGATGACCGGTGCCATGAACGTGGCCAAAGGAGCTGTCCAAGGAGGTCTGGACACCTCAAAGACCGTCCTCATGGGCACCAAAGATGCAGTGTCCACTGGGATGACAGGGGCAGCAAACATGGCCAAGGGAGCCCTGCAAACTGGCCTCAATACGACCCAAAACATCGTCACAGGCACCAAGGACACTGTGTGCAGTGGCGTGACCGGTGCCATGGATGTGGCCAAAGGAGCTGTCCAAGGAGGTCTGGGCACCTCAAAGACCATCCTGACTGGCACCAAAGACACCCTATCTACTGGGCTCACAGGCGCACTGGGTGTGGCCAAGGGCACTGTTCAGACTGGTCTGAACACCACCAAGACCCTCCTGACAGGCACCAAGGACACCGTGTGCAGCGGGATGACCGGTGCCATGAATGTGGCCAGAGGAGCTGTCCACATTGGCATGGACACATCAGAGGCCATCCTGACTGGCACCAAAGATGCAGTGTCCACTGGGCTCACCGGTGCAGGGAGTGTGGCCAAAGAGGCAGTGCAAACCGTCCAGAATTGGTTACCCGGTACCCAGGACAGTGTCTGGAGTGGACTCACCAGTTACAGAGCCCCAGGCAACAGCGGGGAACAGGCCATCCTGAGACCCCAGGAGGCTCTGTCCTCTGGGCTGTCCAGCGCCCCAGACACTCTCTGTGCCAGCCTGGACCTTGCCAGGGAAGCCACTGCTGTGGCAACAGGCGCCCACGGGGCCCCCCTGGGCAGGGAGAATGCAGGACACGAAGGAGCCTTGAGCTTCGCAACTCTGCGGCATGAGCTGGGGGAGCTGGGGGACATCTTCTGCCCCATGGATGCCAAGGAGCAAG CTCAGCTTGCTGCCTCCGAACCTGGGCCAAAGGTGCTCACGGCCGACCGCGGCAGCTACTTTGTGCGTCTGGGCGACCTGGCCCCCGGCTTCCGGCAGCGGGCGTTCGAGCACGCCCTGAGCCACCTGCAGCATGGCCAGTTCCAGGCCCGGGCTGCGCTGGCCCAGCTGGAGGAGTCCTTCGAGTCG